Proteins encoded within one genomic window of Mycolicibacterium aubagnense:
- a CDS encoding three-helix bundle dimerization domain-containing protein: MRLDMSEDRAIAEVTARLAAHFPSRDSVDVVIAVRRALSRFDSCSVRDFVPLLVERRVRTEFSAQT, from the coding sequence ATGCGACTCGACATGAGCGAGGACCGCGCCATCGCCGAGGTGACCGCGCGTTTAGCGGCTCATTTCCCGTCGCGCGACTCGGTCGACGTCGTGATCGCCGTGCGACGGGCATTGTCACGCTTCGATTCGTGTTCGGTGCGCGATTTTGTTCCGCTGCTGGTAGAGCGCCGTGTACGAACGGAGTTCAGCGCCCAGACCTAG
- a CDS encoding Rossmann-fold NAD(P)-binding domain-containing protein, whose translation MDATRRSDNSPFSPTGQHAVVIGHSSILGKPVGMLLERNATVTYCHSKTANLSAVLSDADIVVAAVGHRELTKGSWIKSGADILDRCYDGVAVPRSGR comes from the coding sequence ATGGACGCAACCCGGCGGTCAGATAATTCACCGTTCAGTCCCACCGGTCAACACGCCGTCGTCATAGGCCACAGCTCCATCTTGGGCAAACCGGTCGGGATGCTGCTGGAACGCAATGCAACGGTGACGTATTGCCACTCCAAGACCGCCAACCTGTCGGCCGTCCTCAGCGACGCCGACATCGTCGTTGCCGCGGTAGGCCATCGCGAATTGACCAAGGGCAGCTGGATCAAATCCGGTGCCGACATACTCGACCGCTGCTACGACGGAGTTGCTGTCCCTAGGTCTGGGCGCTGA
- a CDS encoding transposase gives MDKLVETLGITSLSKSQVSVMARTRRRRGDVPDPAARCRPYTFVAADALVLKVREAGRVVNVRPDRRRVNAEGYRGSWNRCHDR, from the coding sequence ATGGACAAGCTGGTCGAGACCCTGGGCATCACGTCGTTGTCGAAGTCGCAGGTGTCGGTGATGGCCAGAACTCGACGCCGCCGTGGAGACGTTCCGGACCCGGCCGCTCGATGCCGGCCGTATACGTTCGTCGCTGCGGACGCTCTGGTGCTCAAGGTGCGTGAAGCCGGCCGGGTGGTCAACGTGCGCCCTGATCGCCGTCGGGTCAACGCCGAGGGCTACCGCGGATCCTGGAATCGATGTCACGACCGCTGA